aaaaagataaatctgaacaTAAGAAGTGCAGCATCTAGCTCTTACAATATATGGTTTAAATGGAAAACACAAATTTCAACCAAAGTTTTGAATTGTACCCTTCCTTTGAATGCTCGTTGGAATCAGTCATAGCCTTTTCCCAGACAATTCAGACAGCGTTGGACCCTACAAAGCCATGAAACATGATGAGGATAACTCGCAGGTCACAATGTTCTAAGAGAATAAATTTATAGGCACTTGGTAATTTCCTTGGAATTCATGTAACCGCAATTATCAAGTGATCTTGTGATGCTCAATTGGTATACTAGAGAAGAGAAACAAGGAAGCAAGGTAACCTGTTTCCCTCACAAGTAGGACAAAGGCAAGGGTTGATTGCAATGGGATCATACATTGGTGACCATGAAATGGTGGCATTCCCTTTGCACAGTTTGCATATGTAGAATCCCTTCCCTCTACAGGCCATACAAGGCAACGCTGTCTTTTTCTGGGGAAAAAATGTCAAATATATGAACATATACACAAGAGCATGATAAAAGAACCAtggcagaaaaataaaagaaaacccCTTTAGCTTATGCATCTTTACCCGTTTCTTCTCAGAAACAAAGGAAATCGTTTTTAGGGTCACAGTAGAAGCCAAGTTCAAAGCGGCTATTCCACCCAATATGATTCCAGCACCGGTAATCACTGTTCTCAAAGGCCCTTTATTCATCTCTTCTTCTCAGAGGAAATTTATCAAACACCTGAACTGCAGTTTCCACAATAACAACATTTAACCCCCCCAACTACGTGTCTTGCGATGGGGTCACAAAATGAGACAACTTTGAGCCGTTAAGTACCTACCAAGTTGATATAAACGACTTACCGTTTCGCGGGCATGTTTACCATACGATGTCGTTTTCATACTTGGCTTTAACTAACATTCTAACATCATCGTTCTGCAACAGAAGATCGCGTTAGTGTACTATGTGGACTCAGCTAGAACTACTCCAACGACAATAACCTGTCTTCCATCAGCACTCCTCCATGAAAATCGTATTTTCGAAAAACCCAATTAATATTCTAAATTCTCGAtctacttcttcttccctttttctcttCCATTTCCGTTCCAATGTTTTCAGAAGCCGCAGCTTTGTTCTCAGTTCCAGCAGAAAATGGACCCTTGGAACCAAATCTCTCAAATTATCGTCTTCTCCCATAAGAGCTTCGTGTGCTCCTAGCTCAACTGTCTATGGCGGCTGGGACGAGGTTGCAGTCGCCGGTGACTCCGATTCGCTGCACAGCTTTCTCGCTTCCATTGGAATCGATGATAGGAAGAATGTTTTCGTGTTCATCTTGGGCCTTGTTTGCGCCATGGCGATTTCCAGGGTTAGGGTTTCTTCCATCATTGTTATTCCAGCTTCAGCTCTTGTTTTTGCGGTTGGTTTCGCCGTAGGGTTTTTCCGAAGCGGTGCCTTCGGTGACGCCAGGATTAGCGGGACCAAGAGGAAAGATAAGGACGAGAATTCGAAGCAGTTTTTGGAGAAATTGAGGAGCTTGTTGGAATTCTTTGATGAACTCGATGGTGTGGTCAATAACTTGAAGAGCGATGTACAATTTGCCATCAGGAATAAGAAAATTGAAGAGAGTGATTTCTTTGGGTATGTTGATGTCACAGATAAAATAAAGTTGAAGGCTTTGAATGCTAGGAATATTGTGAAGGCTTTAATTGATAATGAGGGAAATTCTAATGGGGCTTTTGTTGAGAACAATAAAGGTAGTAGAAGAAAGAAAGATTCTGGAGAAGCTGGGTACCAGATGCTACAATCTATTGGAAGTTTGTTTGGAGAAAAATCAGTTACCTCGAATTCTAACAAAGTCAGAGAAAATGCTAAGCAAGAGACAGTGGATAGAGCATTGGATCAAGCACCAGGAAACGGTACTGTGCCTCCTGTTGAAGATAAGGCTTCAAATTCAGATAGTAGAGGGAATGGTAAGTTGGATTCTTCTCTAGATTCTTCAATTAGATCTGTTTCGGATATGTACAGAAATGGAAGAACAAAGGGTATTGCCGAGAATGATGATTTTGGATTAGGAGGTGTTGGCAGGAAAACTAATAAATTTCGTGATGAGAAAGAATATAGTTACCGGAACAAAGGATTGAGGTTCACAAATAATCGCAGTTTCTCTCTGAAGATGGATTCCAGCAGTGTAACAGACATGTGGGAATCCCATGACAATCTTCTTGATTCTGAAAGCATGAAAGTCAGAATGGAACACAGGGAAAGTGAATCTTCCTTTGTGCAGGAGCAGTTGCTCAATCAAGGGCACGAAACTTTCACGTCTTCTTATGACAAGAGGGATGATGAGCCTCATAGGTTTCCATTTGAAGAAGATGCGATGAATTATGATCATCGCAATCAGCATCATGGTGATGACTTGCCTGGGCGTGAGAGTGAACTCAATGCTTCTTCATCTGCAAAGACATCAGATGATGAAATGTTTGGTAGGTTCCTTGCTGAAGCAACCGAACTTCAAAAGCAAGCAAAAGTGTTTATAAAGGCTAGGCATGATGAAGAGCAAGCTGAAATCATGTTATATAGGTCTGCTAACTTATTTTCCAAAGCTTTAGACCTGAAGCCGATGAGTTTATTGGCTGTAGGCCAGTTAGGAAACACTTATCTTCTTCATGGAGAATTAAAGTTGAAGATCAGTCGTGAACTGCGAGGTCTACTTTCAGGTAGCATCCAATCATCATCTGGGAGACGTAGTAGAGTACTGAAGGGAATGCGGAAAAAAATCACTAGTAAAGAAGAAGTTGCACCATTGCTTATTGATGTATGTGAAGAATGTGAAGAGCTTCTGGTTGAGGCTGGCAGAAAGTATAGGCTGGCATTGTCAATTGATGCGAATGATGTGAGAGCCCTGTATAATTGGGGCCTTGCTCTCTCTTTTCGTGGGCAATTGATAGCAGACATTGGTCCGGTATGCATTTCTTGACATCTTACTAGAAAGCAGCTTgcttaaattcataaaaaaGCTTCTGTGATTTTGCTGTTTGGTTGGCATGATTTCATATGCCAGTTTGATAAGCTCACTTTtgttgttttattattttgtttttgtttgaaGTTATTGTTGTCTTCAAATATCACAGGGTGCTGCTTTTGAGGCTGAAAGAGTATTCCTGGCTGCTATTGACAAGTTTGATGCTATGTTGTTGAAGGGCAATGTTTATGCACCAGATGGTAATGTCTCCtgaatttgaaatttataatttcCACATACAAGTGCATCTGTAAAATATTTTGCTGACAAATTTCCTGTACAAAGCATATGGGGGCCGTATATGATGACCCTATTTGAATTTTAAGGTAAAAATAGTTTTGAAGTTGTATCTCTGAGAAGAACCGCGATCGGAATATAGGTCTTgaaaacaaaaacatgcataATAGATGGAGACACATTTGAAGTAACTTATGGATAAGTTGCACTTTATCCATGTTTGATGGCCTCATGCTCTTTGTCTGTTTGAATTTTCGCTTagtgaaaaaataataataatcgaCAATAAGCAACATATAAGGCTAGGTTGTTGCTTATGATATTAAATTGATCTTTCACCacatcccccccccccccccctccccctcctcttctctttttctctcccGTCTCGTTTTGCATATATCTTTTACTTGATGGTACCATTTTGAAAGTCCTAATGCTATGTTTAACTTGGATCTCGAAATTGTTGAAGCAGCTTTGTTCAGATGGGGTGTGGCATTGCAGCAGAGATCTCGGTTAAGGCCAGGAACCAGTAAAGAGAAGGTGAAGTTGCTGCAGCAAGCAAGAAGGCTCTATGAAGATGCCCTTCATATGGATTCCAATAACATGCAAGCTAAAGAAGCTTTATCCTCTTGTCTCTATGAGCTCAATTACCGGTAATTCTAGCAGTCAATTCATCATGGAAAAGAGTTATCCAAGGGAATCAATCTGCTTTCAGTCCCCTGGTTTGCATAATAATTTGGCCATAGTGGAACTTAGCCATGCATGATTCCTAGTATTGTCTTTTTTGTATTGATTCTTCCTATTTAGACAGAGTCAGCAAAATAATAATAGTTAATAATAATGAGGGTGCTAGCATAGTAATAGAGACACAATCTACAGAATGAGTTCTATTCTTGGAGAGCACCTAGGAGGTTAGGAGAGTAATTTTGACTACCTGATAATAACAAAGGGGACACCACCCTTGGAAagaaaaaatgatttttttttttgttggttttttGGGTTTACATTGTATTATATGATATGAATCCTGAAGTGAAGATGGAAATAAGCATGTGGTTTTGATTATGGGTGAAAGAAATAAATTGTAGTTGTGAACACGGTTGATGGTTGTTGGTTGATTAGCATTGTTGTGTGGTTTAGGCGCGTAGTCGTAGGGATAGGACTTAGGAATAGGAGGCATTCACATGAGTTGAACTTGATTGAAGTGCTCGTACCTTACCTACGTATGACATCCATCAAATGTGGCCTTCTTTTTTGTCTCTACTCTACTGTTTGTTCAAACTTCAAACTGCTTCAATTTCTAGTACGTCATCATCGTGATTTCAGgattaataatttaatactttctcaaattcataaataataataataatcatcgTTGGATACAGTTACAGGCCCCACGCGCAGCTTGTCTCGTGCCCAAACTTGCAAGTGCCACTTATTCATAAAAATCATAACTGGCTAAATAATTGTGTCTTTAATAtttaacttaaattttatttttatttttaatgtttgacgtattttatttttattttattttattttatttttattagaattaattttttagaaacaccaaaaaaatgaatgattttttttaaatttttttattataattttttttaagtacaACGAAAATTATAGTGATAGTCGTTATAGTAGTAGTTGTAGTTGTTATGAAACCACTTATCCCAAAAGTTATAGGAGAAGgtaacactaatggttatatttctaacattttttttcAAGCAAGAGCCTCTCTTTTTGGGTTTGCTTGATTTGCTATTTTTTACACTTTTTTGGGGTTCACCAAgaatcgaactcttgacctttcggaCATAGAACTCTGATACCATGTCATGAAACTACTCATCTAAAAAACTTAAGCTGATGGAAAAAGGCAACATTCCCCTTCAAACAATAGCCTCTTTTgggtttgtttgatttttacataagtttttttctcttttatttgctttatgctattttttatttttggggttCACCAAAGAGTGAAAAAATAGGAAATCAAGCAAATCCAAAAAAAGAGGTTCTTGCTTGAGGGGGAATGTTGCCTTCTCCCATTAGCTTAAGCTTTTAGGATGGGTAGTTTCATGACAATAGTAATTTAAAAGTAACAGCGGCagaataataagaaaaaatatataataatagaaaaataattttgagacaaaaataaaatattttaaacgttACGAGTGAAATTAACACTTAATCAAAAGTTTGAAAcattaagaattaaaataatattttattgagtaaagtatcatttttgtccccaacgtttagGTAAGTCCTAAAGTTGTctctaacgtttcaatcgtcctatttaagtccctaatgtttcaaaattgactcaatgttatcttgccgttagggatccgttaacagaattgacggcgggacaaaattgagacggttttaaaacgttagggacttaaataggacgaaaacgttggggacaaaaacgatacatagaaataaattttaatttaattttatccttcaataatatcaattttttattatacatagtattcaatattttttaatcacatctaagtaaattatatttaatcatATTACTGTCATTCTACAAACATTTcatgataactaaaaatctttaagagtaaaattataaaaaaaaaagaatttatttaaaatgaaagtaatgtgattaagtataatttacatagatgtaattaaaaaataattgaatactatgtacagtaaaaaattgatattattaaaagataaaattaaattaaaatttatttttatgtatcgtttttgttcccaacatttttatcctatttaagtctctaacgtttcaaaaccgtctcaattttgttccgccgtcaattctgttaacggatccctaacgacaggataacattgagtcaatttagaaacgttagggacttaaatatgacgattgaaatgttagggacaaaaacgatattTTACTCTATTTTATTCGATCATAAGTATTTGTACAATCTAGTGGAAAATTAATATATTCTTCACGgacaataataaatatataacttctaattttaatccttaatatttgaattaaatcttaattttatttttaatatttgaaacttcttatttttatttcatctcatttttgtattttgattaaaattattttttaaaaaatatcttttttccaTTATGATTTTTTCTTAGTTGCGACAAAAATTATAATGATAGTGGTCATAGTAGTAGTTACGATAAGTGCTTATTTGAACATCATTAAGttgataaaaaagatttttttaataaaatatattttttatttttttaacgtgtttgacaaatttttagtagtaaaagtaaaagaggcttgctacacatacaagcatTTTTGTCTTACAAGCTATACAAGTTGGttcaagtaaaaaaaaaaaaaaaaaatacgcGCAACACTCCTTTAAAATCGAGCGTCCAACGCACGCGTTCATTATGCCgcactcttcctcttcttcctcagtCAAAACGCAAATCGTAAAGATTCGCACTCTTCCTCTTTTTCCTCAATCAAAACGCAAACAGTCAAAATTCAAGCGACATTCGAAACAAAAGACACGTTCCAACTCCTCgcgaagagtagaagaaatcaagaagaaaatatacaaatctccataaaaaatcaccagaaaaaacgaagaaacattattcaaggtattgttttactgttcttctaggTTTTTTTTCTAGATTGTCTCTGTCATGAGCATCATCTTTAACCAgcaaaatattaaaagatttcgagaagaaatatactgtctccccatgtttgggtgtatttcttaaattctttgggtgtatttttgtaatccattgggtgtatttctgtaaccGTTTatgtgtatttctgtaatcctttatGGAACCGTTTGGgtatatttctgtaatcgtttgggatatttctgtaatcgtttgggatATTTCCGTAAtaatttgggtgtatttctgaagttccattatcttcaaaacaatttcaaagcttgatttcagaaaccatgaaaatcggaaaaaaaaaacgaagcaaGAAGGAGATCCaacaaatttggcaagaaattcgaaaaaagaaacgaaatcttttgaaaaatggaagttatatatttgcgcgttaattgatttgaattgattTAAAAGATTGTTAAAGAGGCACGTAACATAAGCAGCGTGTTTAGTGGGTTTCAGACTTGTAAAGCTTGTAAGTGCAAAACACTTGTATGTAGAGATTAATccaaagtaaaaataaaaaaatatattttttgagaagctacaatttatatcattttaaaaataatttttttcttaaaaaaatatttctcatataataaataaacaaaaaatacttttatattgttgTATTTAAACATAATTATCAGAGAAAAAGACATTTTTGTATTAgatattcaaatataaaattacttttatattttaaaaagatcttttaaaaaaataattcaaaaaaagatattttcttaaaaatttatctaaacaaactctaatttaaattttttggtgtcttaccctaataataataataataataataataataagaaaaaatataacaatagaaaaaaagtatttttagaagaaaaaaatcaatttttactagaaatagaaaaaataagacgtttggaataaaaataaaatattttaaatgttatAAATGAAATTAACACTTAATTAAAACGTTAAGCACTACATATGTATTTTATTCGATCAGTATTTATACTATCCAGTGAAAAATGAATATATTCTTCAAGGACAATAGTAAATATATAACTTCCAAATTTTTATGCAAGATAAAGTATTAGGATTTGATGTCTATATTATTCATACTAAACATAAgagaatcagattttttctcCTCAAAACCCTATGAATGGACTAAGGAGTTCCATAAGCAAACCTGTTGACATTTCATCAGAGCTTCTCAGGCGGATAAGGCaaggtgtgatttttttttttttttttggttcgACTTCTTCAAGtttcaatgttttcaaaaataCACTAACTGGGGCTAACAATCAAACAATGGACTTACATACAAGAAAGCATAAAcgtaaaaaataaagaaaaactgACTTATCGTCCATGcaataatttattgattaatgataaatttttgaataGAATTCTGATACGAGAGATTGTgaaaaacgaaaagaaaaagaaaaatcgaTTTTGGCATCAATGAAAATGTTGGTAGAACAAAATGATAGACCCAACACggatcaaaataaaaaatagaccTATTATATGATGGTCCATGTGCAAAACAACAGAACCGACCTAATAATTACACATGAATCATAGAGGAAAATTGAGTTTAGGAGAGGAGTTTTCTCTCATTTCTTATTTAATTAGTTGGAAGAGATAACTGAATTTTAATGTCTAATCATGCCAAACAACATTACCTCCCCTCGAAATATATGTAGAAAAGGGAGGGGAATATAAGGCAACAAATTCCATTGCGAAAGTCAATGTAAATATCTGATAGGAAGCCATAGTTAATTAGTTATCAATCATATAATCTTATAAGCACAATAATGCATGCATCctcacaaaaaaattaaagaacgtGTGTTTGGTTCTGTGGGATAGTCAATCAACACCCTACAATttgcacttttttttttcttttctttttttttttaagtaatgaaaatactcttctcttctttaattttctttttattttttttagttttatgtCACGTTTATTTTTGGTAGgtgattagaaaaataaatactgaaaatttaatttacaaCATCAAATTCAGTCACTGTTAAAGTAATATTGTTATTAAGAATcaaacttttaatttaaaaagagaTTCTTATAAATAATAAGTAATGTTATGAAACACTTAATAAGTACTTAGTGATACTatgagatttttttttcaatttataaaaaaaaattatttctaaaaaaaatacttgtattaaatgaaacttttagaaaaatctttattattatttcatgaGTGTTGTCGAGATAAAATAATATCATTATGAATtcatgttattttt
Above is a genomic segment from Arachis stenosperma cultivar V10309 chromosome 1, arast.V10309.gnm1.PFL2, whole genome shotgun sequence containing:
- the LOC130939231 gene encoding uncharacterized protein LOC130939231 isoform X2 translates to MNKGPLRTVITGAGIILGGIAALNLASTVTLKTISFVSEKKRKKTALPCMACRGKGFYICKLCKGNATISWSPMVQRCLNCLGKGYD
- the LOC130939231 gene encoding protein BUNDLE SHEATH DEFECTIVE 2, chloroplastic isoform X1: MNKGPLRTVITGAGIILGGIAALNLASTVTLKTISFVSEKKRKKTALPCMACRGKGFYICKLCKGNATISWSPMYDPIAINPCLCPTCEGNRVQRCLNCLGKGYD
- the LOC130939222 gene encoding uncharacterized protein LOC130939222, whose translation is MKIVFSKNPINILNSRSTSSSLFLFHFRSNVFRSRSFVLSSSRKWTLGTKSLKLSSSPIRASCAPSSTVYGGWDEVAVAGDSDSLHSFLASIGIDDRKNVFVFILGLVCAMAISRVRVSSIIVIPASALVFAVGFAVGFFRSGAFGDARISGTKRKDKDENSKQFLEKLRSLLEFFDELDGVVNNLKSDVQFAIRNKKIEESDFFGYVDVTDKIKLKALNARNIVKALIDNEGNSNGAFVENNKGSRRKKDSGEAGYQMLQSIGSLFGEKSVTSNSNKVRENAKQETVDRALDQAPGNGTVPPVEDKASNSDSRGNGKLDSSLDSSIRSVSDMYRNGRTKGIAENDDFGLGGVGRKTNKFRDEKEYSYRNKGLRFTNNRSFSLKMDSSSVTDMWESHDNLLDSESMKVRMEHRESESSFVQEQLLNQGHETFTSSYDKRDDEPHRFPFEEDAMNYDHRNQHHGDDLPGRESELNASSSAKTSDDEMFGRFLAEATELQKQAKVFIKARHDEEQAEIMLYRSANLFSKALDLKPMSLLAVGQLGNTYLLHGELKLKISRELRGLLSGSIQSSSGRRSRVLKGMRKKITSKEEVAPLLIDVCEECEELLVEAGRKYRLALSIDANDVRALYNWGLALSFRGQLIADIGPGAAFEAERVFLAAIDKFDAMLLKGNVYAPDALFRWGVALQQRSRLRPGTSKEKVKLLQQARRLYEDALHMDSNNMQAKEALSSCLYELNYR